CCACTGCTGGCGCATTGGGTTTGCTGGTTGCTTCTGCGTTTGTCTCATTACTCGAAGAATTGTTGATGTTTGGTAGTAAGCTGCCGTTATTGATCGTTGCAGAACTTGTCTGACTAGCCAGCTGTTTTGGCGCCGCTGGATAATCGCGTTGCCAATTCATCCAGAGCGAATAAACAATCAGCGCTAAAGCTGCATATAAAACTACACGTCGTATATCCATTAATACTTCTCTTTGTTAGGTGATACAGGATCATAGCCGCTTTTCCCCCAAGGGTGACATCGCGATAAACGACAGAGGGTCAGCCATCCCCCTTTGAGAATGCCAAGTTGTTTTATTGCTTCGATAGAATAATCTG
The genomic region above belongs to Legionella micdadei and contains:
- the yidD gene encoding membrane protein insertion efficiency factor YidD, which gives rise to MGQINQFIRNLTCMPIFLYQRLLKPIMKPCCRFHPSCSDYSIEAIKQLGILKGGWLTLCRLSRCHPWGKSGYDPVSPNKEKY